The following proteins are co-located in the Clavibacter capsici genome:
- a CDS encoding NAD-dependent epimerase/dehydratase family protein, with protein sequence MTPGAATLSVLYLGGTGTISAACVRASVAAGMDVTVVTRGADGKGRGLPDGVTPLVADVTDPDALRAALGDRSFDAVVDFLTFDAAGADRRVEVFAGRTRQFVAISSASIYRKPALQSPITESTLRANPFLAYARDKIAMEDAFLRHHAESGFPVVIVRPSHTYDEVSPPLAGDWTVVDRIARGEEVVVPGDGTSLWTLTHADDLAVGLVGILGDERATGEALHITSDDVMTWDRIHHLVADALGVEARLVHVPAEQFPVVEPDWGWSELVVGDLSHSAVFDTTRIRRLVPAFQPRIPFHLAVRGIVAWRAAHPELTRPDADTDRRISRLVAAKHAADAAYRAAGAER encoded by the coding sequence ATGACCCCAGGCGCCGCCACCCTGTCCGTGCTCTACCTCGGCGGGACGGGCACCATCAGCGCCGCGTGCGTCCGTGCCTCGGTCGCCGCCGGGATGGACGTCACCGTCGTCACGCGCGGCGCCGACGGGAAGGGCCGCGGCCTCCCCGACGGCGTCACCCCGCTCGTCGCCGACGTCACGGATCCCGACGCCCTCCGCGCCGCGCTCGGCGACCGGTCCTTCGACGCGGTCGTCGACTTCCTGACCTTCGACGCCGCGGGCGCCGACCGCCGCGTCGAGGTCTTCGCGGGCCGCACCCGCCAGTTCGTCGCCATCAGCTCGGCCTCGATCTACCGCAAGCCCGCGCTCCAGTCGCCCATCACCGAGTCGACGCTCCGGGCCAACCCGTTCCTCGCCTACGCGCGCGACAAGATCGCCATGGAGGACGCGTTCCTCCGCCACCACGCGGAGAGCGGCTTCCCGGTGGTCATCGTCCGCCCGTCGCACACCTACGACGAGGTGAGCCCGCCGCTCGCGGGCGACTGGACGGTCGTCGACCGCATCGCGCGCGGCGAGGAGGTCGTGGTCCCGGGCGACGGCACGTCCCTCTGGACGCTCACGCACGCCGACGACCTCGCGGTCGGCCTCGTCGGGATCCTCGGCGACGAGCGCGCGACGGGCGAGGCCCTGCACATCACGAGCGACGACGTCATGACGTGGGACCGGATCCACCACCTCGTCGCCGACGCCCTGGGCGTCGAGGCCCGGCTCGTGCACGTGCCCGCCGAGCAGTTCCCCGTCGTCGAGCCGGACTGGGGCTGGTCGGAGCTCGTCGTCGGCGACCTGTCGCACAGCGCGGTCTTCGACACGACCCGGATCCGGCGGCTCGTGCCCGCGTTCCAGCCGCGGATCCCGTTCCACCTCGCCGTCCGCGGCATCGTCGCGTGGCGGGCGGCGCACCCCGAGCTCACGCGGCCGGACGCGGACACCGACCGCCGCATCTCGCGCCTGGTGGCGGCGAAGCACGCGGCCGACGCGGCCTACCGGGCGGCCGGCGCCGAGCGCTGA
- a CDS encoding endo-1,4-beta-xylanase, whose translation MPATPSASRRPTAIPDARRAEAVITVRGADGQPVAEADVVVEQASQDIAFGNIGFDLIPLANGETDPAQAGVETFGGAGLEGLERLAEQWLALFDTATLPFYWGRFEPVRGKPDTERLLTTARWLRERGVDVKGHPLVWHTVTAPWLLDLPLDEVERVQRERIRRDVGGFAGLVDTWDAINEAVIMPVFDREDNGITRLAAARGRLAMVRMAFEEARAANPAATLILNDFDLSPAYEELIEEVLGAGIEVDAIGLQTHMHQGYRGEEQVLGIVDRFARFGLPIHMTETTLLSGDPMPPEITDLNDFRVTSWPSTPAGEERQADEVERHYRSLVGHPAVAAITYWGLTDDGMWLGAPGGLVRADGTPKPSYEALRRLIREEWRLAPTTLRTDADGRVRVTAFAGGVRVAHAGREAVVAVAAGASEVDATLG comes from the coding sequence ATGCCCGCCACGCCATCCGCCTCCCGCCGACCGACCGCGATCCCCGACGCCCGCCGGGCCGAGGCGGTGATCACGGTCCGCGGGGCCGACGGGCAGCCGGTCGCCGAGGCGGACGTCGTCGTCGAGCAGGCCTCGCAGGACATCGCGTTCGGCAACATCGGCTTCGACCTCATCCCGCTCGCGAACGGCGAGACGGATCCGGCGCAGGCGGGCGTGGAGACCTTCGGCGGCGCGGGCCTCGAGGGCCTCGAGCGGCTCGCGGAGCAGTGGCTCGCCCTGTTCGACACGGCCACCCTCCCCTTCTACTGGGGCCGGTTCGAGCCCGTGCGCGGGAAGCCCGACACGGAGCGGCTGCTCACGACCGCGCGCTGGCTGCGCGAGCGCGGCGTCGACGTGAAGGGGCACCCCCTCGTCTGGCACACGGTCACGGCGCCGTGGCTGCTCGACCTGCCGCTCGACGAGGTGGAGCGCGTGCAGCGGGAGCGGATCCGGCGCGACGTGGGCGGCTTCGCCGGGCTGGTCGACACCTGGGACGCCATCAACGAGGCCGTGATCATGCCGGTCTTCGACCGCGAGGACAACGGGATCACCCGGCTCGCGGCGGCGCGCGGCCGGCTCGCGATGGTGCGCATGGCCTTCGAGGAGGCGCGTGCCGCGAACCCGGCGGCGACGCTGATCCTCAACGACTTCGACCTCTCGCCCGCGTACGAGGAGCTCATCGAGGAGGTGCTGGGCGCGGGCATCGAGGTCGACGCGATCGGGCTGCAGACGCACATGCACCAGGGGTACCGCGGCGAGGAGCAGGTGCTCGGCATCGTCGACCGGTTCGCGCGGTTCGGGCTGCCGATCCACATGACCGAGACGACGCTCCTCTCGGGCGACCCGATGCCGCCCGAGATCACCGACCTCAACGACTTCCGGGTGACGAGCTGGCCGTCCACGCCCGCGGGCGAGGAGCGCCAGGCGGACGAGGTCGAGCGGCACTACCGCTCGCTCGTGGGGCACCCGGCGGTGGCGGCGATCACCTACTGGGGCCTCACCGACGACGGCATGTGGCTTGGTGCGCCGGGCGGCCTGGTGCGCGCGGACGGCACGCCGAAGCCGTCGTACGAGGCGCTCCGCCGGCTGATCCGCGAGGAGTGGCGGCTCGCGCCGACCACCCTGCGGACGGATGCGGACGGCCGCGTGCGGGTCACCGCGTTCGCGGGCGGGGTGCGGGTGGCGCACGCGGGACGGGAGGCGGTCGTCGCGGTCGCGGCGGGCGCGTCGGAGGTCGACGCGACGCTCGGCTAG
- a CDS encoding glycosyl transferase, translating into MTVPSRPPGRDLVVLQSSQAPRPTTNPYIVMLGRALAATPGVRPLHFSWRTALLARYDVFHVHWPEILVDGHSPLKKAVRQALTVALLARLTLRRIPIVRTVHNLERPQGISRRESLLLALMERMTTLRLRVNPVTEIPADQPHATILHGHYRDWFRDEPREEAVPGRLGYVGLVRRYKGVEQLVAAFRGAGDAGADLSLRIGGNPSTEELADTVRALAAGDDRIRLDLRFLSDAELVEIVTSSEIVVLPYRFMHNSGGALAALSLDRPVLVPDNAVNRALAAEVGPGWIHLFDGDLTPDELLRATEAVRTGARSASPDLAGRDWDRAGTAHASAYRRALRIRRGVERG; encoded by the coding sequence ATGACCGTCCCCTCCCGTCCGCCCGGCCGCGACCTCGTCGTGCTGCAGTCCTCGCAGGCGCCGCGCCCCACGACGAACCCGTACATCGTGATGCTCGGCCGCGCGCTCGCCGCGACGCCCGGCGTCCGCCCGCTGCACTTCAGCTGGCGGACCGCGCTGCTCGCCCGCTACGACGTGTTCCACGTGCACTGGCCCGAGATCCTCGTCGACGGCCACAGCCCGCTGAAGAAGGCCGTGCGCCAGGCGCTCACGGTCGCGCTCCTCGCGCGGCTGACGCTCCGGCGGATCCCGATCGTCCGCACGGTCCACAACCTCGAGCGACCGCAGGGGATCAGCCGCCGCGAGTCGCTGCTGCTCGCGCTCATGGAGCGGATGACCACGCTGCGCCTCCGCGTGAACCCGGTCACGGAGATCCCGGCCGACCAGCCGCACGCCACGATCCTGCACGGCCACTACCGCGACTGGTTCCGCGACGAGCCGCGCGAGGAGGCCGTGCCCGGCCGCCTCGGCTACGTCGGCCTCGTCCGCCGGTACAAGGGCGTCGAGCAGCTCGTCGCGGCGTTCCGCGGCGCGGGGGACGCGGGCGCCGACCTGTCGCTGCGCATCGGCGGCAACCCGTCCACCGAGGAGCTCGCCGACACGGTCCGCGCGCTCGCCGCGGGCGACGACCGCATCCGGCTCGACCTGCGCTTCCTGTCCGACGCCGAGCTCGTCGAGATCGTCACCTCCTCCGAGATCGTGGTGCTGCCGTACCGGTTCATGCACAACTCGGGCGGCGCCCTCGCGGCGCTCTCGCTCGACCGGCCGGTGCTCGTGCCCGACAACGCCGTGAACCGGGCGCTCGCCGCGGAGGTCGGGCCGGGCTGGATCCACCTGTTCGACGGCGACCTGACCCCCGATGAGCTGCTCCGCGCCACGGAGGCGGTGCGCACGGGGGCCCGCTCGGCGTCGCCCGACCTCGCGGGCCGCGACTGGGATCGCGCGGGCACGGCGCACGCGTCCGCGTACCGGCGGGCGCTCCGGATCCGCCGCGGGGTCGAGCGGGGCTGA
- a CDS encoding lipopolysaccharide biosynthesis protein, which produces MPPALPGDPSAASAPAPETPPAATQGLGARAARGALVTIGAQLVRILIQVASVVVLARLLTPTDYGLLAMVLAIIGVGEIFRDFGLSNAAIQARELSRGQRDNLWWINAGIGLVLAALVFCAAWPLAAVFGHDELIPIAHVLSLTFVVNGLATQYRASLTRSLRFRALATADVTAPAIALLVAIGGALLGWGYWALVAQQLTQTVVLLALAVGSARWIPRLPSRSEPMGPLLRFGWNMVSSQMVGYVSNNIDTFLVGLRFGAGSLGIYNRAFQLLMTPLAQIRSPLTTVAIPVLSRLADEQRRFADYVARGQLALGYTLGAGLGLVAATAVPITAVFLGPQWDSVAPILRLLAIAGIFDTLAFVGYWVYVSRGLTGDLFRFSLLSAAVKVTTILVGSSFGIVGIAAGYAAAPAICWPISLWWLSRKAPIPTRRLYMGALRIIGVVGGVSVATGVLLATVDTGSAVLQLLAGVGTTVALYALAVALVPAVRRDVRGVLDLARVLPKARRGSGTAPTPTVAPEPAAADADEGARVPS; this is translated from the coding sequence ATGCCCCCCGCCCTGCCCGGCGACCCCTCCGCGGCGTCCGCCCCGGCGCCCGAGACGCCGCCCGCCGCCACGCAGGGCCTCGGCGCCCGAGCCGCCCGCGGCGCCCTCGTCACGATCGGCGCGCAGCTCGTCCGGATCCTCATCCAGGTCGCGTCCGTCGTCGTGCTCGCGCGGCTCCTCACGCCCACCGACTACGGCCTGCTCGCGATGGTCCTCGCGATCATCGGCGTCGGCGAGATCTTCCGCGACTTCGGCCTCTCCAACGCGGCCATCCAGGCGCGCGAGCTCAGCCGCGGCCAGCGCGACAACCTCTGGTGGATCAACGCCGGCATCGGCCTCGTGCTCGCCGCCCTCGTGTTCTGCGCCGCCTGGCCGCTCGCCGCGGTCTTCGGCCACGACGAGCTGATCCCCATCGCCCACGTCCTCAGCCTCACCTTCGTCGTCAACGGGCTCGCCACCCAGTACCGCGCGAGCCTCACCCGCAGCCTCCGGTTCCGGGCGCTCGCGACCGCCGATGTCACCGCGCCCGCGATCGCGCTGCTCGTCGCGATCGGCGGCGCGCTCCTCGGCTGGGGCTACTGGGCGCTCGTGGCCCAGCAGCTGACGCAGACGGTCGTGCTGCTGGCCCTCGCGGTCGGCTCCGCGCGGTGGATCCCGCGCCTCCCGAGCCGCAGCGAGCCCATGGGCCCGCTGCTGCGCTTCGGCTGGAACATGGTGTCGAGCCAGATGGTCGGCTACGTCAGCAACAACATCGACACCTTCCTCGTGGGCCTCCGCTTCGGCGCGGGATCGCTCGGCATCTACAACCGTGCGTTCCAGCTGCTCATGACGCCGCTCGCGCAGATCCGCAGCCCCCTCACGACCGTCGCGATCCCGGTGCTCTCCCGCCTCGCCGACGAGCAGCGCCGCTTCGCCGACTACGTGGCGCGCGGGCAGCTCGCCCTCGGCTACACGCTCGGCGCGGGCCTCGGCCTCGTCGCGGCGACGGCCGTCCCGATCACCGCGGTGTTCCTCGGGCCGCAGTGGGACAGCGTCGCGCCGATCCTCCGCCTCCTCGCCATCGCCGGGATCTTCGACACCCTCGCCTTCGTCGGCTACTGGGTCTACGTCTCGCGCGGCCTCACGGGCGACCTCTTCCGCTTCTCGCTGCTGAGCGCCGCCGTGAAGGTGACGACCATCCTCGTCGGATCCTCCTTCGGCATCGTCGGCATCGCCGCCGGGTACGCGGCCGCGCCCGCCATCTGCTGGCCGATCTCGCTGTGGTGGCTCTCCCGGAAGGCGCCGATCCCCACGCGCCGCCTCTACATGGGCGCCCTGCGGATCATCGGCGTCGTGGGCGGCGTCAGCGTCGCGACGGGCGTGCTCCTCGCGACCGTGGACACCGGATCCGCCGTGCTCCAGCTCCTCGCGGGCGTGGGCACGACCGTGGCGCTGTACGCGCTCGCCGTCGCGCTCGTCCCGGCGGTGCGCCGCGACGTGCGCGGGGTGCTCGACCTCGCGCGCGTGCTCCCGAAGGCGCGACGGGGGAGCGGCACCGCGCCGACGCCGACGGTCGCTCCCGAGCCCGCCGCCGCGGACGCCGACGAGGGCGCCCGCGTCCCGTCCTAG